Proteins encoded in a region of the Trichosurus vulpecula isolate mTriVul1 chromosome 9, mTriVul1.pri, whole genome shotgun sequence genome:
- the SEPTIN12 gene encoding septin-12, which yields MAGTSKRPLSPHSSRPSSPRTSSCEMFGYVGIEAVLDQLKIKAMKTGFEFNIMVVGRSGLGKSTMVNTLFKSKVWKSSPVNKLGPLPQTLQLQSVTHTIEEKGVKLKLTVTDTPGFGDQINNDKCWDPILNYINDQYEHYLQEEVLITRQHHIPDTRVHICVYFVPPTGHCLRPLDIEFLKRLCRVVNVVPVIARADSLTLEEREAFRWQIQEDLKNNGIFVYPQKCFDEDTNDKTLNDKIREKIPFAVVGADREHMVNGKCVLGRKTKWGIIEVENMAHCEFPLLRDLLIRSHMQDLKDITHNVHYENYRVHRLNESHLLTKGAGWVTLSPPTRRTTAGPCRGLRWNRDDSESGS from the exons ATGGCAGGGACCTCAAAGCGTCCCCTATCTCCCCACTCCTCACGACCTTCCAGCCCCAGGACTTCCTCCTGTGAGATGTTTGGCTATGTGGGGATTGAGGCTGTGCTGGACCAGCTGAAGATCAAAGCCATGAAAACGGGTTTTGAATTCAACATCATGGTTGTTG GGAGGAGTGGATTGGGTAAGTCCACAATGGTAAACACTTTGTTCAAGTCCAAGGTGTGGAAATCATCGCCAGTGAACAAATTGGGGCCTTTACCTCAAACTCTTCAATTGCAATCTGTTACCCATA CAATTGAGGAGAAGGGAGTGAAACTGAAGCTGACAGTGACAGACACACCTGGATTTGGGGACCAGATCAACAATGACAAGTG ttGGGATCCCATCCTGAACTACATCAATGATCAGTATGAACACTATCTACAGGAGGAGGTTCTCATCACTCGGCAACACCACATTCCTGACACACGCGTGCACATCTGTGTGTACTTTGTGCCTCCCACAGGGCACTG CCTTCGGCCTCTAGACATTGAGTTTCTGAAGCGTCTATGTCGGGTAGTAAATGTTGTTCCTGTTATTGCCCGGGCAGACAGCCTCACCTTAGAAGAGAGAGAAGCTTTCAGGTGGCAG attcaggaggatctgaagAACAATGGCATCTTTGTTTATCCCCAAAAGTGCTTTGATGAAGACACAAATGACAAAACGTTGAATGACAAGATCCGG GAGAAGATCCCCTTTGCTGTGGTTGGGGCAGACCGTGAGCACATGGTTAATGGCAAATGTGTCCTTGGCCGGAAGACAAAATGGGGAATCATTGAAG tGGAGAACATGGCTCATTGTGAATTCCCTCTCCTGAGAGATCTGCTCATCCG CTCCCATATGCAGGACCTcaaagacatcacccataatgTCCACTATGAAAATTATCGAGTACACAGATTAAACGAGAGCCATCTATTAACAAAGGGGGCTGGATGGGTGACCTTAAGCCCACCCACCCGGAGGACCACTGCCGGACCCTGTCGAGGCCTGCGCTGGAACCGAGATGACTCAGAAAGTGGCTCCTGA